The Metabacillus sediminilitoris genome window below encodes:
- a CDS encoding amino acid ABC transporter substrate-binding protein: protein MKRFATIILAIAAIFSLLAACSKPEEKKDNTLVIGIDDKFAPMGFRDENNEIVGFDIDLAKAAAEKMGVTAKFQPIDWKTKESELSSGRIDLIWNGYTITDERKEKVLFTKPYLKNSQVVVTLADSDLTKLDDLEGKAVGLQSLSSASDALNANPVKSKIKTVTEFSDNVLALSDLKSGRVDAVVIDEVVIKYYMSKEEGTFKLLDESLAPEEYGIGVKKGNEALLEKLQKALDEMNEDGTSAEISKEWFGEDKVLK, encoded by the coding sequence ATGAAACGTTTTGCAACTATTATTCTAGCAATTGCAGCGATATTCTCACTACTTGCAGCATGCTCAAAACCTGAGGAGAAAAAAGACAATACACTTGTAATTGGTATTGACGATAAATTTGCACCGATGGGATTTAGAGATGAGAATAACGAAATTGTTGGTTTTGATATTGACTTAGCCAAAGCAGCTGCTGAAAAAATGGGAGTAACGGCTAAATTTCAACCAATTGACTGGAAGACAAAGGAATCAGAACTAAGCAGTGGACGCATTGATCTTATTTGGAACGGATATACCATTACTGATGAACGTAAAGAAAAAGTTCTTTTCACAAAACCTTATTTAAAAAATTCACAGGTAGTAGTCACTTTAGCTGATTCAGACCTGACAAAACTAGATGATTTAGAAGGCAAAGCAGTTGGTCTACAATCTCTTTCTTCAGCATCTGATGCCTTAAACGCTAATCCTGTAAAATCAAAAATCAAGACAGTTACCGAGTTTTCCGACAATGTCTTGGCACTAAGCGACCTAAAATCTGGACGTGTAGATGCAGTCGTTATTGATGAAGTGGTTATTAAGTATTACATGTCTAAAGAAGAAGGCACATTTAAGCTTCTAGATGAATCACTTGCACCAGAAGAATATGGAATAGGTGTTAAAAAAGGCAACGAAGCTCTGTTAGAGAAATTACAAAAAGCACTAGATGAAATGAATGAGGACGGAACCTCAGCTGAAATTTCAAAAGAGTGGTTTGGCGAAGATAAGGTATTAAAGTAA